The nucleotide sequence CCCCTCGACCGTCCGGCTCGAGACCACGGAGGCGCTCAGCTGCAGCTCGTCGACCACCGTCAGGACCTCCCGCAGCACGCCGTGCCCGTCCTCGTAGCGCAGCCGGAGTCCCTGCGGGGCCACCATCCCGGGCAGGCGGCGGGAGAGCGGGGTCAGCAGGATCGCGGAGACGAAGTGCAGGCCCGTGGCGACGACGGCGAGCGGCACGAGCCCGGCCCCGCAGGCCATCCCGATGGCCGCGGAGAGCCAGATGCTCGCAGCCGTCGTCAGGCCGTGCACCACGTCCCGGTTCGTGAAGATCACGCCCGCGCCCAGGAAGCCGATGCCCGTGATGATCTGGGCCGCCACGCGGGAGGGGTCGGGACCGGCGTCGATGCCGGGCAGGACACCGAAGCCGTAGGCGGACACGAGGGTGAACACCGCCGACCCGGTGCCGACCAGGGCGTGCGTGCGCAGTCCGGCGCTCTTGCGCCGCAGCCGCCGTTCGAGGCCCACCAGCGAGGTGAGCCCGAAGGCGATCAGCACGAGCGAGACCTGGACGGGGACCGCGTCCCACACGACGACGTCCACGGCACCTCCTCCGGCAGCTGGTGCTCACGATTGAACACCACTTCCGGCCCTGCGGCACCAGGTGCGGGACGACGACGGGCCGGGCACCTCCGCGAGGTGCCCGGCCCGTGCCGGATGCGTGCTGGGCACGCTCGACGGGTCAGCCGTCGATCACATCATGCCGCCCATGCCGCCCATGCCGTCGTCGGCACCGGCACCGGCGCCCGCGGGCTCCGGCTTGTCGGCGACGACGGCCTCGGTGGTGAGGAACAGCCCGGCGATGGACGCCGCGTTCTGCAGCGCGGACCGGGTCACCTTGACCGGGTCGTTGATGCCGGCGGCCATCAGGTCCTCGTACTCGCCGGTGGCTGCGTTGAGGCCGTGGCCCTGGGCCAGACCGCGGACCTTGTCCACGACCACGCCGGCCTCGAGGCCGGAGTTGATCGCGATCTGCTTCAGCGGGGCGTCGATGGCGACCTTCACGATGTTCGCGCCGGTGGCCTCGTCGCCGGTGAGCTGCAGCTTGTCGAACGCCTTCTGGCCGGCCTGGATCAGGGCCACGCCGCCGCCGGCGACGATGCCCTCCTC is from Kocuria rosea and encodes:
- a CDS encoding MgtC/SapB family protein, translating into MDVVVWDAVPVQVSLVLIAFGLTSLVGLERRLRRKSAGLRTHALVGTGSAVFTLVSAYGFGVLPGIDAGPDPSRVAAQIITGIGFLGAGVIFTNRDVVHGLTTAASIWLSAAIGMACGAGLVPLAVVATGLHFVSAILLTPLSRRLPGMVAPQGLRLRYEDGHGVLREVLTVVDELQLSASVVSSRTVEGSEGTEVELLLRLEGKTDLRTAAVQLSRVAGVRDVAQQQLDQEPGD